Proteins encoded within one genomic window of Kibdelosporangium phytohabitans:
- the fxsT gene encoding FxSxx-COOH system tetratricopeptide repeat protein — MRPLAGLGRRRDVWHAVVETLEQVQILRDPVGRGLCLDLVGQYLGLPLQVRHFPSTRQHIYSILLACDQHPGALPTFLRVLSELEPRSRAVSWARQMLSGDVPRQRGAVRTEQPVVWGDVPPRAAGFSAPESLLTAVEEHGTAVLTGAGKSELAAEYAHRRGSAHEVVWWIPSAHPALVRIALVRLAGRLKLPVGPSARAAVPAVLDALRARDSLLIFDNADRVDDVRPFFPAGPGQVIVTAHAPARNAVDVPWPRSQPDPEQITDLVRICAFFADGPISRGLFAGAPDLPSLPGFAATALRDPVLLGRAIRQLTAAGLAKVDHRNDTFQLTHRPRQAEDLRLDAQLVLANADPNDPAEAGNWSRYADLLPHVLASDAIASADPRIRGLTTNTIAFLSTWGDPDDARAMAAGAVDRWRGSTRDALVASRWLARTTSQAGQPEEAARIGESAVARAREHLGADNEDTVLSIRSLAEDLCAAGQFASALAWGKDAYQRTRGRFGEDDPDTLEAAGTYATALRFSGCFETARDLDERTAHRKSVVLGENHSATLCSLNSLALDLIACGSWLEACQIQEDVVLRAREHTGLTDPMTLHATQTLAIARRLAGDAANALPLGQVALDGLTGRYGEDGPEAIAAAMNLAVTLRALGMLEEARRLGLHVHQLGQRAWGQYHPFTLAAATNVAVTLHVLGELSTARGLNEKAMNRMRSALGDDHPFSLVCAANLANDLARAGQYAAARDLGRDTLERSRRVLPVDHPHIDAVATNLALHLRGLGQLDESAELQRRSVANLRRTLGSAHPATKGAAENLRIFCTVDII, encoded by the coding sequence GTGCGGCCGTTGGCTGGCCTGGGACGACGGCGGGATGTCTGGCATGCGGTGGTGGAAACCCTCGAACAGGTGCAGATCCTGCGTGACCCGGTCGGCCGGGGGCTGTGCCTCGACCTGGTCGGGCAGTACCTCGGCCTGCCGTTGCAGGTCAGGCATTTCCCATCGACCCGGCAACACATCTACAGCATCCTGCTGGCGTGCGACCAGCACCCGGGCGCGCTGCCGACGTTCCTGCGGGTCCTGAGCGAACTGGAACCCAGGTCCCGCGCGGTCTCGTGGGCGCGTCAGATGCTCAGCGGTGACGTGCCGCGTCAACGCGGTGCCGTGCGGACCGAGCAACCGGTCGTATGGGGCGATGTGCCGCCGCGCGCCGCGGGGTTTTCGGCGCCGGAGTCGCTGCTGACAGCGGTGGAGGAGCATGGGACGGCCGTGCTGACAGGCGCGGGCAAGTCCGAGCTGGCCGCCGAGTACGCCCACAGACGGGGGTCGGCGCACGAAGTGGTCTGGTGGATCCCGTCGGCGCATCCGGCGCTGGTCCGGATCGCGCTGGTCAGGCTGGCTGGCCGGCTCAAGCTTCCGGTCGGGCCCAGTGCGCGGGCGGCCGTCCCCGCTGTCCTCGACGCGTTGCGTGCCCGCGACAGCCTGCTGATCTTCGACAACGCGGACCGGGTCGACGACGTCCGCCCGTTCTTCCCCGCCGGGCCGGGGCAGGTCATCGTGACCGCGCACGCACCGGCTCGCAACGCTGTCGATGTGCCGTGGCCGCGCAGCCAGCCGGACCCGGAGCAGATCACGGACCTGGTCCGGATCTGCGCGTTCTTCGCCGACGGGCCGATCTCCCGCGGCCTGTTCGCCGGTGCGCCGGACCTGCCGTCGCTGCCGGGTTTCGCGGCGACGGCGCTGCGCGACCCGGTCCTGCTCGGCCGGGCGATCCGCCAGCTCACCGCGGCCGGCCTGGCCAAAGTGGATCACCGCAACGACACCTTCCAGCTGACGCACCGGCCGCGGCAGGCCGAGGACCTGCGCCTGGACGCCCAGCTGGTGCTGGCGAACGCGGACCCCAACGACCCGGCCGAAGCGGGCAACTGGTCCAGGTACGCCGATCTGCTGCCGCACGTGCTGGCCAGCGACGCGATCGCGTCGGCCGATCCGCGGATCCGCGGGCTCACCACCAACACCATCGCTTTCCTCTCCACCTGGGGCGATCCGGACGACGCGCGGGCGATGGCCGCGGGCGCGGTGGACCGCTGGCGGGGGAGCACAAGGGACGCGTTGGTCGCATCCCGTTGGCTGGCAAGGACGACGAGTCAGGCCGGTCAGCCCGAAGAGGCCGCGAGGATCGGCGAGTCCGCTGTGGCGCGTGCCCGTGAACACCTCGGTGCCGACAACGAGGACACCGTGCTGTCCATCCGGTCGCTGGCCGAAGACCTCTGTGCCGCAGGGCAATTCGCGTCCGCGCTGGCGTGGGGCAAGGACGCGTACCAGCGCACACGCGGCAGGTTCGGCGAGGACGACCCGGACACTCTGGAGGCGGCGGGAACGTACGCCACCGCTCTGCGGTTCTCCGGTTGCTTCGAGACCGCGCGCGACCTCGACGAGCGGACGGCACACCGCAAATCCGTTGTCCTCGGCGAGAACCACAGCGCCACACTGTGCTCTTTGAACAGTCTGGCCCTCGACCTGATCGCCTGCGGCAGCTGGCTGGAAGCCTGCCAGATCCAGGAAGACGTGGTCCTCCGCGCCCGCGAGCACACCGGCCTCACTGACCCGATGACGTTGCACGCCACCCAAACCCTCGCCATCGCGCGGCGGCTGGCCGGTGACGCGGCGAACGCGTTGCCGCTCGGCCAAGTCGCGCTGGACGGCCTGACCGGGCGGTACGGCGAGGACGGTCCGGAGGCCATCGCCGCGGCCATGAACCTCGCCGTGACCCTGCGCGCGCTCGGCATGCTCGAGGAAGCCCGCAGGCTGGGCCTGCACGTCCACCAGCTGGGACAGCGGGCGTGGGGCCAGTACCACCCGTTCACGCTCGCCGCGGCCACGAACGTGGCCGTGACCCTGCACGTCCTCGGCGAACTGTCCACCGCGCGCGGACTGAACGAGAAGGCGATGAACCGGATGCGCTCGGCGCTCGGCGACGACCACCCGTTCAGCCTGGTGTGCGCGGCCAACCTGGCCAACGACCTGGCCAGGGCCGGGCAGTACGCGGCAGCACGGGACCTCGGCCGGGACACCCTGGAACGGTCGCGGCGGGTCCTGCCCGTCGACCACCCGCACATCGACGCCGTCGCCACGAACCTCGCACTGCACCTGCGCGGCCTCGGCCAGCTGGACGAATCGGCCGAGCTGCAGCGCAGGAGCGTGGCGAACCTGCGCAGGACCCTGGGCTCCGCGCACCCGGCGACGAAGGGCGCGGCGGAGAACCTCCGGATCTTCTGCACAGTGGACATCATCTGA
- a CDS encoding effector-associated domain 2-containing protein: MTTEHRAIVAVDVAAFTDPRRTLLHLRTVHEGMYDMLREAFDAAGILWKALYHEDRGDGVMILIPAEFPKAWLVDQWHSRLLSALRRYNAVHAVEARVQLRVAMHHGEVHANSEGVVSHAVNLTFRLLDAGQAKSALADSGGMLALIASDDFYHEVIEQDPAADPASYQRIAVSVKQTQAVAWLRLPDAATRPAQPFAQSFAQSFAQPVAQPRSPTTEQPRIQVTPLSDIVDALLELPFVREVAGRTMLIDLLPPHIANAVPYHAATRLHVFALVRTCLLYEQGLFDLIEAVRQLDGDSRGVRRLEGIKRLLLSDSVD, encoded by the coding sequence GTGACCACAGAACACCGGGCGATCGTCGCTGTCGACGTCGCGGCCTTCACCGACCCCCGACGGACCCTCCTGCACCTGCGGACAGTGCACGAAGGCATGTACGACATGCTCAGAGAGGCGTTCGACGCGGCCGGGATCCTGTGGAAAGCCCTGTACCACGAGGACCGCGGCGACGGTGTGATGATCCTCATCCCCGCGGAGTTCCCCAAGGCGTGGCTCGTCGACCAGTGGCACTCGCGATTGCTCTCCGCGTTGCGCCGGTACAACGCGGTTCACGCGGTCGAGGCACGAGTTCAATTGCGGGTCGCAATGCACCACGGCGAGGTCCACGCGAATTCCGAGGGAGTCGTCAGCCACGCGGTGAACCTGACGTTCCGGCTCCTGGACGCCGGCCAGGCCAAGTCCGCGCTCGCCGACAGCGGCGGCATGCTGGCGCTGATCGCGTCGGACGACTTCTACCACGAGGTGATCGAACAGGACCCCGCCGCGGATCCGGCTTCGTACCAGCGGATCGCGGTCTCGGTGAAGCAGACGCAGGCGGTGGCGTGGCTGCGCCTGCCGGACGCCGCCACACGACCGGCCCAGCCGTTCGCCCAGTCGTTCGCCCAATCGTTCGCACAGCCCGTGGCCCAGCCGCGTTCGCCGACGACCGAGCAGCCACGCATCCAGGTGACGCCGCTGTCGGACATCGTCGACGCGTTGCTCGAACTCCCGTTCGTCCGCGAGGTCGCGGGCCGGACGATGCTGATCGACTTGCTGCCGCCGCACATCGCCAACGCCGTGCCGTACCACGCCGCCACCAGGTTGCACGTCTTCGCGCTCGTGCGGACGTGCCTGCTGTACGAGCAAGGGTTGTTCGACTTGATCGAGGCGGTGCGCCAACTTGACGGCGACTCCAGGGGAGTACGCCGATTGGAGGGTATCAAGCGGCTGCTGTTGTCGGATTCGGTCGACTGA
- a CDS encoding putative bifunctional diguanylate cyclase/phosphodiesterase: protein MTSPLHDSSRTPVGHARTAADNARAREKVARKWAYLLSSSTYLPYSQQEVDQAMRELVDVVFDTATKEPFNADQVTGVGTRLVDMRCTGPTSMRRTIDVLGKALMTEQELYRLDDKRAERAIALLGVIASDYLEATRQFIFGQQEDIKEALVRAGAEAQRRMRATEARFDAVFTSSPSGVVLAALDGTISRVNPSLQTMLDREDFTGLTLFDLVDEDEAPFLKAACQDLADGWAERLHQQRKLIRPDGEAVRAGMSISVLRDDGTTASHLLVTVDDQTEMSLLQGQLSHQSLHDVLTGLPNRQYFSTRLESVLRQADPAVGATLYHLDLDAFSMITDGLGRAVGDRVLMNVAQRLKAVVAGENAMVARFDGDEFAIIVQNTDTTPDVISMITSINEELAEPVYFDGLGVAASASIGVVHKPPADADVTELLRTADMTLRRAKANGRRQWGLFDPAEDTRDRSWFSLAAQMPGALEMGDIKVVCRPLVQLMGNRTIGFEAQLRWDHETGDPETISHTLCLELAEQTGLVVPLRDTLLEDASTQVHWWNDEHGTSLPLAVSLTANQACDPDLVGAVLMRLSQTGLDTSLLRLGMPVSVLIADRGEAVDNFRMLAENGVVTEIHEFGSAAGDIECLEELPATSVRIAPRLVHRLRAGKSALIGRTLKDLIEVAKLAGATVVVDDIETADEMTWWRSAGVHFGMGRYFEPGPADLHDFGTV, encoded by the coding sequence ATGACCTCACCGCTCCATGACAGCTCGCGTACGCCCGTCGGTCACGCTCGCACCGCTGCCGACAACGCAAGGGCGCGCGAGAAGGTGGCGCGCAAGTGGGCGTACCTGCTCAGCTCGAGCACTTATCTGCCGTACTCACAACAGGAAGTCGACCAGGCGATGCGCGAGCTGGTCGACGTCGTGTTCGACACCGCGACCAAAGAGCCGTTCAACGCCGACCAGGTGACCGGCGTGGGGACCCGGTTGGTCGACATGCGCTGCACCGGCCCGACAAGCATGCGTAGAACCATTGACGTGCTTGGCAAAGCGCTGATGACCGAGCAGGAGTTGTACCGGCTCGACGACAAGCGCGCGGAACGCGCGATCGCGCTGCTCGGCGTGATCGCGTCGGACTACCTCGAAGCCACGCGGCAGTTCATCTTCGGCCAGCAGGAGGACATCAAGGAAGCGCTCGTCCGCGCGGGCGCGGAGGCCCAGCGCAGGATGCGCGCGACCGAGGCCCGGTTCGACGCCGTCTTCACGTCCTCGCCGAGCGGCGTCGTGCTCGCCGCCCTCGACGGCACGATCTCGCGCGTCAACCCGTCGCTGCAGACCATGCTCGACCGCGAGGACTTCACCGGCCTGACGCTGTTCGACCTGGTCGACGAGGACGAAGCGCCGTTCCTCAAAGCGGCGTGCCAGGACCTGGCCGACGGCTGGGCGGAGCGGCTGCACCAGCAGCGCAAGCTGATCCGCCCGGACGGCGAGGCGGTGCGCGCGGGCATGTCGATCTCGGTGCTGCGCGACGACGGCACGACGGCCAGCCACCTCCTGGTCACGGTGGACGACCAGACCGAGATGTCGCTGCTGCAGGGGCAGCTCAGCCACCAGTCGCTGCACGACGTGCTGACCGGGCTGCCCAACCGGCAGTACTTCTCCACGAGGCTGGAAAGCGTTCTGCGGCAAGCGGATCCGGCCGTCGGCGCGACCCTGTACCACCTGGACCTCGACGCGTTCTCGATGATCACCGACGGGCTCGGCCGCGCGGTCGGCGACCGCGTGCTGATGAACGTCGCCCAGCGGCTGAAGGCGGTCGTGGCGGGCGAGAACGCGATGGTCGCCCGGTTCGACGGCGACGAGTTCGCGATCATCGTGCAGAACACCGACACGACACCGGACGTGATCAGCATGATCACGTCCATCAACGAGGAACTGGCCGAGCCGGTCTACTTCGACGGCCTCGGTGTCGCCGCGTCGGCGAGCATCGGCGTGGTGCACAAGCCACCCGCGGACGCGGACGTGACCGAACTGCTGCGGACCGCCGACATGACGCTGCGGCGCGCGAAAGCCAACGGCAGGCGCCAATGGGGCCTGTTCGACCCGGCGGAGGACACGCGCGACCGCTCGTGGTTCAGCCTGGCCGCGCAGATGCCCGGCGCCCTGGAAATGGGCGACATCAAGGTGGTCTGCCGACCGCTCGTGCAACTGATGGGCAACCGGACCATCGGTTTCGAGGCGCAGCTGCGCTGGGACCACGAGACCGGGGACCCCGAGACGATCTCGCACACGCTGTGCCTGGAACTGGCCGAGCAGACCGGGCTGGTCGTGCCGCTGCGCGACACCCTGCTCGAAGACGCGAGCACACAGGTGCACTGGTGGAACGACGAACACGGCACCTCGCTGCCGCTGGCGGTGTCGCTGACGGCCAACCAGGCCTGCGATCCGGATCTGGTCGGCGCGGTGCTGATGCGGCTGTCGCAGACGGGGCTGGACACGTCGCTGCTGCGGCTCGGCATGCCGGTGTCGGTGCTGATCGCCGACCGTGGCGAGGCCGTGGACAACTTCCGCATGCTGGCCGAGAACGGCGTCGTGACCGAGATCCACGAGTTCGGGAGCGCCGCGGGCGACATCGAGTGCCTCGAAGAACTGCCTGCCACGTCCGTGCGGATCGCGCCGCGGCTGGTGCACAGGCTGCGCGCGGGCAAGTCGGCCCTGATCGGCCGGACGCTCAAGGACCTGATCGAGGTCGCCAAGCTGGCCGGGGCGACGGTCGTCGTCGACGACATCGAGACCGCGGACGAGATGACGTGGTGGCGCTCGGCGGGCGTCCACTTCGGCATGGGCCGGTACTTCGAGCCCGGCCCGGCCGACCTGCACGACTTCGGCACCGTGTGA
- a CDS encoding class I SAM-dependent methyltransferase — MTADPAAPDSSGLPLTGERTVPGIPEENYWFRRHEAAYLMLAPYCRDAVVLEAGCGEGYGADLLAGSARAVVGLDYDELTTRHVARKYPRVHVLRGNLVMLPFADSSVDVVVNLQVIEHLWEQERFLSECLRVLRPGGRLLVTTPNRITFSPGRDTPLNPFHTRELSGAELTELLTGAGFRVEVMAGLRHGPALLGADARFGSVIQAQMDVAVSAGPWPAELLACVEAVSSADFEISESDVDSSLDLVGVAVKP; from the coding sequence GTGACGGCTGATCCTGCTGCCCCCGACTCCTCTGGGCTGCCGCTGACCGGTGAACGCACCGTGCCCGGCATACCCGAGGAGAACTACTGGTTCCGGCGCCATGAGGCCGCGTACCTCATGCTGGCGCCGTACTGCCGGGATGCTGTGGTTCTCGAGGCCGGGTGTGGCGAAGGTTACGGCGCGGACCTGCTGGCCGGCAGTGCGCGGGCAGTCGTCGGGCTCGACTACGACGAGCTGACCACGCGGCACGTGGCTCGCAAGTACCCTCGGGTGCACGTGCTGCGCGGCAATCTCGTGATGCTGCCGTTCGCTGACTCGTCCGTCGATGTCGTGGTGAATCTGCAGGTCATCGAGCATCTTTGGGAGCAGGAACGGTTTCTTTCCGAGTGCCTGCGGGTGCTGCGGCCCGGCGGCAGGCTGTTGGTCACCACGCCGAACCGGATCACGTTCTCGCCCGGCCGGGACACCCCGCTCAACCCGTTCCACACCCGTGAGCTCAGCGGCGCCGAGCTGACCGAGCTGCTGACCGGGGCCGGTTTCCGGGTCGAGGTCATGGCCGGGTTGCGGCACGGGCCCGCTCTGCTCGGCGCCGATGCCCGGTTCGGGTCGGTCATCCAGGCGCAGATGGACGTCGCGGTGTCCGCTGGGCCGTGGCCCGCCGAGCTGCTCGCGTGCGTGGAAGCGGTCAGCAGTGCGGACTTCGAGATCTCCGAGTCCGATGTGGACTCCAGTCTCGATCTGGTCGGGGTGGCGGTCAAGCCTTGA
- a CDS encoding DegV family protein, with protein MHGRVAVVTDSTACLPADLARQWGVSVAQIQIRIGDQVAEEHQVPTEHLISAMRNRTPVTTAPPEPGTFYRLYQQVAQNADAIVSVHVSSRLSETCKAASRAAGQMRIPVHIVDSATCGMSLGYAVLAAARVAGAGGNPRRVIDAAVKRCRASSELIYVDTLDYLRRGGKIGAAAALVGNALSLKPVLTVQEGQIAPQDKGFGSDRALRKMVETAVSRAGHGMVDIAVEHFGNMGRATTILEELKPRLDHVRDAVITEVSSSIGVHVGPGAVGITVSRAE; from the coding sequence ATGCACGGCCGCGTAGCTGTAGTCACCGACTCCACCGCCTGCCTCCCGGCGGACCTCGCCAGGCAGTGGGGCGTGTCCGTCGCCCAGATCCAGATCAGGATCGGCGACCAGGTCGCCGAGGAGCACCAGGTGCCGACCGAGCACCTGATCTCGGCGATGCGCAACCGCACGCCGGTGACCACCGCGCCGCCCGAACCGGGCACGTTCTACCGGCTCTACCAGCAGGTGGCCCAGAACGCGGACGCGATCGTGTCCGTGCACGTGTCGTCGAGGCTCTCCGAGACGTGCAAGGCGGCCAGCCGGGCCGCGGGGCAGATGCGGATCCCCGTCCACATCGTGGACTCCGCCACGTGCGGCATGAGCCTCGGTTACGCCGTGCTGGCAGCGGCACGGGTAGCGGGCGCGGGCGGCAACCCGCGCCGGGTCATCGACGCGGCGGTCAAGCGCTGCCGCGCCAGCTCCGAGCTGATCTACGTGGACACGCTGGACTACCTGCGCCGCGGCGGGAAGATCGGCGCGGCTGCCGCGCTGGTGGGCAACGCGCTGTCGCTCAAGCCCGTACTGACCGTCCAGGAGGGCCAGATCGCCCCTCAGGACAAGGGTTTCGGCTCGGACCGGGCACTGCGCAAGATGGTCGAGACCGCGGTGTCGCGCGCGGGCCACGGCATGGTCGACATCGCCGTCGAGCACTTCGGCAACATGGGCCGGGCCACCACGATCCTGGAAGAGCTCAAACCGCGCCTCGACCACGTGCGCGACGCCGTGATCACCGAGGTGTCCTCGTCCATCGGTGTCCACGTGGGACCGGGCGCTGTCGGCATCACGGTATCCCGGGCTGAATAG
- a CDS encoding glycosyltransferase family 4 protein, producing MRVLMLSWEYPPVVVGGLGRHVYALAKHMSEAGHEVVVLCREQAGTDVITHPTTDEMIGGVRVIRVAEDPPHLVFERDLVAWTLAMGHAMVRAGLALLKNWQPDVIHAHDWLVTHPAVALAEETGKPLVATIHATEAGRHSGWLSQPLNQQVHSVEWWLANRADALVTCSSAMRAEVAHLFEVDPADITVIHNGIEPRSWRVPAATVRATHEQYNPGGGPMLLFFGRLEWEKGVQDLVAALPRIRRSHPGTRLVIAGKGRHAAELVKDARKARVLRSVDFVGHLTDRELVAALAAADVVVLPSRYEPFGIVALEAAAAGAPLVASTAGGLGEVVVHDETGLSFAPGDVEGIAASVRAVLDDPAAAKRRTRAAKARLTSDFDWATIASATVQVYRGARVATHGPLGRPKIATGNAFT from the coding sequence ATGCGCGTGTTGATGTTGTCTTGGGAGTACCCGCCGGTGGTCGTCGGCGGACTGGGCAGACACGTGTACGCGCTGGCCAAGCACATGTCCGAGGCCGGGCACGAGGTCGTCGTGCTGTGCCGCGAGCAGGCGGGCACCGACGTGATCACGCACCCGACGACCGACGAGATGATCGGGGGCGTGCGGGTGATCCGGGTCGCCGAAGACCCGCCGCACCTGGTGTTCGAGCGCGACCTGGTGGCGTGGACGCTCGCGATGGGGCACGCCATGGTCCGCGCGGGCCTCGCGCTGCTCAAGAACTGGCAGCCGGACGTCATCCACGCCCACGACTGGCTGGTCACGCACCCGGCCGTGGCGCTGGCCGAGGAAACCGGCAAACCGCTCGTCGCCACGATCCACGCGACCGAGGCCGGACGGCACAGCGGCTGGTTGTCCCAGCCACTGAATCAGCAGGTCCACTCGGTGGAATGGTGGCTGGCCAACCGGGCCGACGCGCTGGTGACGTGTTCCTCGGCGATGCGTGCCGAGGTGGCCCACCTGTTCGAGGTCGACCCGGCGGACATCACGGTGATCCACAACGGGATCGAACCGCGCTCCTGGCGCGTGCCCGCGGCGACCGTGCGCGCCACGCACGAGCAGTACAACCCCGGTGGCGGCCCCATGCTGCTGTTCTTCGGGCGGCTGGAGTGGGAGAAGGGCGTACAGGACCTGGTCGCAGCGCTGCCCCGGATCCGTCGCTCACACCCCGGTACACGGCTCGTCATCGCCGGGAAGGGCCGTCACGCCGCCGAGCTCGTCAAGGACGCCCGCAAGGCGCGTGTACTGCGTTCCGTCGACTTCGTCGGGCACCTGACCGACCGTGAACTCGTCGCGGCGCTCGCGGCTGCGGACGTGGTTGTCCTGCCCAGTCGCTATGAGCCGTTCGGGATCGTCGCGTTGGAGGCAGCCGCTGCCGGGGCGCCCCTGGTTGCCTCGACAGCGGGCGGTCTCGGCGAAGTCGTGGTCCACGACGAAACCGGGCTGTCGTTCGCTCCTGGCGACGTCGAGGGCATCGCGGCGTCGGTCCGTGCGGTGCTGGACGACCCGGCAGCCGCCAAGCGCCGGACGCGCGCCGCCAAGGCGCGGCTCACGAGCGACTTCGACTGGGCCACGATCGCGTCGGCGACCGTGCAGGTCTACCGCGGCGCGCGGGTGGCGACCCACGGGCCGCTGGGCCGCCCGAAGATCGCCACCGGCAACGCGTTCACCTAG
- a CDS encoding glycoside hydrolase family 57 protein, translated as MSEPIGTFCLVLHSHLPWLAHHGSWPVGEEWLYQAWANSYLPVVELLQRFADEGVEDVLTLGVTPVLAAQLDDPYCLRGLHDWLGNWQLRARYAAVRWRQDDPLLKDLAASEHRASEQALTAFETQWRHGFSPVLRRFVDAGTIELLGGPATHPFQPLLDPRIRDYALRLGLTDTRIRIGRQPEGIWAPECGYAPGMESTYAAAGVQRFLVDGPSLRGDTAAARTVGDSDVVCFGRDLEVTYRVWSPRAGYPGHADYRDFHTYDHPSGLKPSRVTGKHIEPWDKAPYDPQRAAVAIEAHADDFVDTVVRRLRGLPENSLVVAAYDTELFGHWWHEGPAWLEAVLRKLPDAGVRVTTLKGALDAGHLGTRVDLPASSWGSGKDWRVWDGEQVADLVAAGADLQRDLLSVMGTFTTTARDAAADQLVREALLALSSDWAFMVTKDSAADYARRRAKVHTERFGELAGLLRLGHADRALARASELSAEDYLFGHLDARKLPSGCLAYP; from the coding sequence TTGAGCGAGCCGATCGGAACGTTCTGCCTCGTCCTGCACAGCCACCTGCCCTGGCTGGCCCACCACGGTTCGTGGCCGGTCGGCGAGGAGTGGCTCTACCAGGCGTGGGCGAACTCGTACCTGCCCGTTGTCGAGTTGCTGCAACGGTTCGCCGACGAGGGCGTAGAGGACGTGCTGACGCTGGGCGTCACCCCGGTGCTCGCCGCCCAGTTGGACGATCCGTACTGCCTGCGTGGTTTGCATGACTGGCTGGGCAACTGGCAGCTGCGGGCGCGGTATGCCGCTGTGCGCTGGCGTCAGGACGACCCGCTGCTCAAGGACTTGGCCGCGAGTGAGCACCGCGCGTCGGAGCAGGCGCTGACCGCGTTCGAAACCCAGTGGCGGCACGGTTTTTCGCCGGTGCTGCGGCGTTTCGTGGACGCGGGCACGATCGAGCTGCTCGGCGGTCCGGCGACGCACCCGTTCCAGCCGCTGCTCGACCCGCGGATCCGGGACTACGCCTTACGCCTAGGCCTGACCGACACCAGGATCAGGATCGGGCGGCAGCCGGAAGGCATCTGGGCGCCCGAATGTGGTTACGCGCCAGGCATGGAATCGACCTACGCCGCTGCGGGCGTGCAGCGTTTCCTTGTCGACGGCCCGTCTTTGCGCGGTGACACGGCCGCCGCGCGCACGGTCGGCGACTCCGACGTGGTCTGCTTCGGCCGTGATCTCGAAGTCACGTACCGGGTCTGGTCGCCCAGAGCCGGGTATCCCGGTCACGCGGACTACCGCGACTTCCACACCTACGACCACCCGTCCGGGCTCAAACCGTCGCGGGTGACGGGCAAGCACATCGAGCCGTGGGACAAGGCCCCGTACGACCCGCAGCGCGCGGCCGTCGCCATCGAGGCGCACGCGGACGACTTCGTGGACACAGTGGTCCGCAGGTTGCGCGGGCTGCCGGAGAATTCCCTTGTCGTAGCGGCATATGACACCGAGCTTTTCGGACATTGGTGGCACGAGGGGCCGGCGTGGCTCGAGGCCGTGCTGCGCAAGCTGCCGGACGCGGGCGTCCGGGTGACGACGTTGAAGGGCGCGCTGGACGCGGGCCACCTCGGCACGCGGGTGGATCTGCCCGCGTCCTCGTGGGGCTCGGGCAAGGACTGGCGGGTCTGGGACGGCGAGCAGGTCGCCGACCTGGTCGCCGCGGGCGCCGACCTGCAGCGCGACCTGCTGTCGGTGATGGGCACCTTCACCACGACCGCACGGGACGCCGCGGCGGATCAGCTGGTCAGGGAGGCCCTGCTGGCGCTGTCGAGCGACTGGGCGTTCATGGTGACCAAGGATTCCGCGGCGGACTACGCCCGGCGCCGCGCCAAGGTGCACACCGAGCGGTTCGGTGAACTGGCCGGGCTGCTCCGGCTCGGGCACGCCGACCGCGCGCTTGCCAGAGCGAGCGAGCTCAGTGCGGAGGATTACCTGTTCGGCCATCTGGATGCCCGTAAACTACCAAGCGGATGTTTGGCATACCCGTAG
- a CDS encoding acyltransferase — MTSMWGSPLAARARGWWRVRRDPQQARFLTVDSLRWVVRNRAYTPWYLVRYYRLLKFRLLNPHIILRGMVFLGKNVEIHCRPGYGRMEIGRWVHIGDGNAIRCHEGSLRIGDKAVFGRANVVNCYLDIEFGDASLVADWVYICDFDHVVEDIHLPIKDQGIVKSPVRIGPDTWIGTKVSVLKGTRIGRGCVLGAHSVVRGQIPDYAIAVGTPAKVVRDRLADYEAKAERRAAIADMDRKAREAVQRILKDS, encoded by the coding sequence ATGACTTCGATGTGGGGTTCGCCGTTGGCCGCGCGGGCACGCGGTTGGTGGCGCGTGCGACGCGACCCGCAGCAGGCCAGGTTCCTCACCGTGGACTCGTTGCGCTGGGTCGTGCGCAATCGGGCCTACACGCCCTGGTACCTGGTCCGCTACTACCGGCTGTTGAAGTTCCGGCTGCTCAACCCGCACATCATCCTGCGCGGCATGGTGTTCCTCGGCAAGAACGTGGAGATCCACTGCCGCCCCGGCTACGGCCGGATGGAGATCGGCCGCTGGGTGCACATCGGCGACGGCAACGCCATCCGCTGCCACGAGGGGTCGCTGCGGATCGGCGACAAGGCCGTGTTCGGCCGCGCCAACGTGGTCAACTGCTACCTCGACATCGAGTTCGGTGACGCGTCGCTGGTCGCCGACTGGGTGTACATCTGCGACTTCGACCACGTCGTCGAGGACATCCACCTCCCCATCAAGGACCAGGGGATCGTGAAGTCACCGGTCCGGATCGGCCCGGACACGTGGATCGGCACGAAGGTGTCCGTGCTGAAGGGCACCCGGATCGGCCGCGGCTGCGTGCTCGGCGCCCACTCGGTGGTGCGCGGCCAGATCCCGGACTACGCGATCGCGGTGGGCACGCCCGCGAAGGTCGTCCGCGACCGGCTCGCGGACTACGAGGCCAAGGCCGAGCGCCGCGCGGCCATCGCGGACATGGACCGCAAGGCCCGCGAAGCCGTCCAGCGAATCCTCAAGGACTCCTGA